The following proteins are co-located in the Pan troglodytes isolate AG18354 chromosome 5, NHGRI_mPanTro3-v2.0_pri, whole genome shotgun sequence genome:
- the NHLRC1 gene encoding E3 ubiquitin-protein ligase NHLRC1: MAAEASESGPALHELMREAEISLLECKVCFEKFGHRQQRRPRNLSCGHVVCLACVAALAHPRTLALECPFCRRACRGCDTSDCLPVLHLIELLGSALRQSPAAHRAAPSAPGALTCHHTFGGWGTLVNPTGLALCPKTGRVVVVHDGRRRVKIFDSGGGCAHQFGEKGDAAQDIRYPVDVTITNDCHVVVTDAGDRSIKVFDFFGQIKLVIGGQFSLPWGVETTPQNGIVVTDAEAGSLHLLDVDFAEGVLRRTERLQAHLCNPRGVAVSWLTGAIAVLEHPLALGTGVCSTRVKVFSSSMQLVGQVDTFGLSLYFPSKITASAVTFDHQGNVIVADTSGPAILCLGKPEEFPVPKPMVTHGLSHPVALTFTKENSLLVLDTASHSIKVYKVDWG, from the coding sequence ATGGCGGCCGAAGCCTCGGAGAGCGGACCAGCGCTGCATGAGCTCATGCGCGAGGCGGAGATCAGCCTGCTCGAGTGCAAGGTGTGCTTTGAGAAGTTTGGCCACCGGCAGCAGCGGCGCCCGCGCAACCTGTCCTGTGGCCACGTGGTCTGCCTGGCCTGCGTGGCCGCCCTGGCGCACCCGCGCACTCTGGCCCTCGAGTGCCCATTCTGCAGGCGAGCTTGCCGGGGCTGCGACACCAGCGACTGCCTGCCGGTGCTGCACCTCATAGAGCTCCTGGGCTCGGCGCTTCGCCAGTCCCCGGCCGCCCACCGCGCCGCCCCCAGCGCCCCCGGAGCcctcacctgccaccacaccttcGGCGGCTGGGGGACCCTGGTCAACCCCACCGGACTGGCGCTTTGTCCCAAGACGGGGCGTGTCGTGGTGGTGCACGACGGCAGGAGGCGTGTGAAGATTTTTGACTCAGGGGGAGGATGCGCGCATCAGTTTGGAGAGAAGGGGGACGCTGCCCAAGACATTAGGTACCCTGTGGATGTCACCATCACCAACGACTGCCATGTGGTTGTCACTGACGCCGGCGATCGCTCCATCaaagtgtttgatttttttggcCAGATCAAGCTTGTCATTGGAGGCCAATTCTCCTTACCTTGGGGTGTGGAGACCACCCCTCAGAATGGGATTGTGGTAACTGATGCGGAGGCAGGGTCCCTGCACCTCCTGGACGTCGACTTCGCGGAAGGGGTCCTTCGGAGAACTGAAAGGTTGCAAGCTCATCTGTGCAATCCCCGAGGGGTGGCAGTGTCTTGGCTCACCGGGGCCATTGCGGTCCTGGAGCACCCCCTGGCCCTGGGGACTGGGGTTTGCAGCACCAGGGTGAAAGTGTTTAGCTCAAGTATGCAGCTTGTCGGCCAAGTGGATACCTTTGGGCTGAGCCTCTACTTTCCCTCCAAAATAACTGCCTCCGCTGTGACCTTTGATCACCAGGGAAATGTGATTGTTGCAGATACATCTGGTCCAGCTATCCTTTGCTTAGGAAAACCTGAGGAGTTTCCAGTACCGAAGCCCATGGTCACTCATGGTCTTTCGCATCCTGTGGCTCTTACCTTCACCAAGGAGAATTCTCTTCTTGTGCTGGACACAGCATCTCATTCTATAAAAGTCTATAAAGTTGACTGGGGGTGA